A genomic region of Prionailurus bengalensis isolate Pbe53 chromosome D1, Fcat_Pben_1.1_paternal_pri, whole genome shotgun sequence contains the following coding sequences:
- the RBMXL2 gene encoding RNA-binding motif protein, X-linked-like-2, giving the protein MVEADRPGKLFIGGLNPETDEKGLEAAFGKYGRISEVLLMKDRETSKSRGFAFVTFESPADAKAASRDMNGKTLDGKAIKVAQATKPAFESGRRGAPPPSRSRGRSRGLRGTRGGGVGPRRPPSRGGPADDSSYAGDFDPRSSRAPLPMKRGPPPRRAGPPPKRAAPSGLARSSGGGMRGRAAAARGRDGYAGPPRREPPPPRRDPYLSPREEGCSPRDNYSSRDYPSARDPREFAPSPREYTYRDYGHSNARDNCPSRGYGDRDGYGGRDRDFSDHPSGGFYRDLFESYGDPLSAAAMRGPPLSYGGGGRYDEYRGCSPDAYGGGRDSYGGGRSDRYSRGRDRVGRADRGLSPSLERGCPPPRDSYSRSGRRVPRGGGRLGSRSERGGARSRY; this is encoded by the coding sequence ATGGTTGAGGCGGATCGCCCCGGGAAGCTCTTCATTGGCGGGCTCAACCCCGAAACCGACGAGAAAGGCCTCGAGGCCGCGTTTGGCAAGTATGGCCGCATCAGTGAGGTGCTCTTGATGAAAGATCGAGAAACCAGCAAGTCCAGGGGCTTCGCGTTCGTCACCTTCGAAAGCCCGGCAGACGCCAAGGCTGCCTCCAGAGATATGAACGGCAAGACCCTGGACGGTAAAGCCATCAAGGTGGCCCAGGCCACCAAGCCGGCGTTTGAGAGCGGCCGGCGGGGCGCGCCGCCGCCGTCCCGCAGCCGTGGTCGCTCGAGGGGCCTGCGCGGGACCCGCGGGGGCGGCGTTGGCCCGCGGCGACCCCCATCCCGGGGCGGGCCGGCGGACGACAGCAGCTACGCGGGGGATTTCGACCCGCGGTCCTCCAGGGCCCCGCTGCCCATGAAGCGTGGGCCGCCGCCACGCAGGGCCGGGCCGCCCCCCAAGAGGGCCGCGCCGTCGGGCCTGGCTCGCAGCAGCGGCGGTGGAATGCGCGGGCGGGCCGCGGCCGCACGGGGGCGAGACGGCTATGCAGGCCCACCGCGCCGGGAGCCGCCACCCCCGCGCCGGGACCCCTACCTGAGTCCCCGGGAGGAGGGCTGCTCGCCCAGAGACAACTACTCGAGCCGAGACTACCCTAGCGCCCGCGACCCCCGCGAGTTTGCTCCCTCGCCTCGAGAGTACACCTACCGCGATTACGGCCACTCCAATGCCCGGGATAACTGTCCGTCGAGAGGGTATGGCGACCGAGACGGCTACGGGGGGCGCGACCGCGACTTCTCGGACCATCCGAGCGGAGGCTTCTACCGAGACCTATTCGAGAGCTACGGGGACCCGCTCAGCGCCGCCGCGATGCGGGGGCCTCCGCTGTCGTACGGCGGGGGAGGCCGCTACGACGAGTACCGGGGCTGCTCGCCCGACGCCTATGGCGGCGGCCGCGACAGTTACGGCGGCGGCCGTAGCGACCGCTACTCGAGGGGCCGCGACCGGGTAGGCAGAGCCGACCGCGGGCTCTCCCCGTCCTTGGAAAGGGGGTGCCCTCCCCCGCGCGATTCTTACAGCCGCTCTGGCCGCAGGGTCCCCAGGGGCGGAGGCCGCCTGGGAAGCCGCTCGGAGAGAGGGGGAGCCCGGAGCAGATACTAA